The following coding sequences are from one Rutidosis leptorrhynchoides isolate AG116_Rl617_1_P2 chromosome 11, CSIRO_AGI_Rlap_v1, whole genome shotgun sequence window:
- the LOC139877886 gene encoding dirigent protein 22-like, protein MSSHLKNTVTITFYLILSSSIFYQSNGVFYEEVSEAISMKRMEKTTHFHFFFHDIHSGKNPSAIKIAGTQDSSLFGDTYMMDNALTEGQNVSSKMVGKAQGMYAFAAKNEAALLMVVNYEFSYGEFNGSSISVLGRNPVFSDVREMPIVGGSGRFRYASGYALAHTVYFDPKTSDAIVEYNLYVKHY, encoded by the coding sequence ATGTCTTCTCATCTCAAAAACACAGTTACAATCACATTCTACTTAATACTCTCTTCATCTATTTTTTATCAATCTAATGGAGTTTTCTATGAAGAGGTTTCGGAAGCCATATCGATGAAACGAATGGAGAAAACAACACACTTTCACTTTTTCTTCCATGACATCCATAGTGGTAAAAATCCATCAGCTATCAAGATTGCAGGAACCCAAGATTCTAGTCTCTTTGGTGACACGTATATGATGGATAATGCATTAACCGAAGGCCAAAATGTGTCGTCAAAAATGGTTGGAAAGGCACAAGGAATGTATGCATTTGCAGCAAAGAATGAAGCAGCATTGCTTATGGTGGTGAATTATGAGTTTAGTTATGGGGAGTTTAATGGGAGTAGTATTAGTGTGCTCGGGAGAAATCCGGTTTTTAGCGACGTGCGAGAAATGCCGATTGTTGGAGGAAGTGGGCGGTTTAGGTATGCAAGTGGTTATGCTTTGGCTCATACGGTTTACTTTGATCCTAAAacatcagatgcaattgttgagtataATTTATATGTGAAACATTACTAA